From the Solanum stenotomum isolate F172 chromosome 4, ASM1918654v1, whole genome shotgun sequence genome, one window contains:
- the LOC125863296 gene encoding potassium transporter 5-like, producing the protein MATLDSENKLKGRKVSWTKLHRVDSLNVEAGKVSLTPSGHASKGDWKTLLSLAFQSVGVIYGDIGTSPLYVFSSTFTEKIKHKDDILGVLSLIIYTIILIPMTKYVFTVLWANDNGNGGSFALYSLICRYAKVSLIPNHEPEDRELSHYGLEIPSNQFKRAQKIRHKLENSIFAKIVLVFFAILGTSMVIGDGVLTPCISVLSAVSGIKPLGQESIMYISVAILVALFCFQRFGTDKVGYTFAPAISVWFLFISGIGLYNLFTYDIGVLRAFNPMYILHYFKRNGKNGWLSLGGVFLCITGSEAMFADLGHFSVRSIQISFSCLVFPSILSAYIGQAAYLSKNPGDVGNAFYASVPVALYWPTFVVAVVAAIIASQAMISGAFSIVAQAHSQGCFPRVKVVHTSEKHEGQVYIPELNYFLMIACVLVTLSFKTTEKLGHAYGIAVVSAEIITTHMVTLVMLVIWKISIWRIALFYSVYLTIESTYLSAQLTKFVDGGYLPLTFAIVFVIIMGIWHYVQKQRYHFELNNKVSSDYIRDLASNPDIKRIPGIGLLYSELVQGIPPIFPHFVSNIPSLHSIIVLVSIKSIPISKVALEERFLFRYVEPREYKVFRCVVRLGYNDQIRKPEDFENQLIQYLKEFIQQENYILAAHNDQVADKEIETETPVSGQQQVESSSTVVHSNHSSTRIQIVPPSLVDEEEEMQFVEKAKEQGVFYLLGEAEVVTKQDSSFLKKFAVNYAYTFLRKNFRQGDKMMAIPKTRLLRVGMTYEL; encoded by the exons atggcaACTTTAGATAGTGAAAATAAGCTTAAAGGTCGTAAAGTGTCATGGACAAAGTTGCATCGTGTTGATTCCCTCAACGTGGAGGCTGGAAAAGTTTCTTTGACTCCGTCAGGACACGCGTCAAAG GGTGATTGGAAGACATTACTGAGTTTAGCATTTCAATCAGTAGGAGTTATCTATGGAGACATAGGGACTTCCCCACTCTATGTTTTTTCAAGTACTTTTACTGAAAAAATTAAACACAAGGATGACATTTTAGGTGTATTGTCCCTCATCATATATACCATAATCCTCATACCTATGACTAAGTATGTCTTCACTGTCTTATGGGCCAATGACAATGGCAATG GAGGATCATTTGCATTATATTCCTTAATATGTAGATATGCAAAAGTGAGTCTGATCCCAAATCATGAGCCAGAAGATAGAGAACTTTCACATTATGGTTTGGAAATACCATCAAATCAATTTAAAAGGGCTCAAAAAATCAGACATAAATTGGAGAACagtatttttgcaaaaattgtTCTCGTTTTTTTTGCCATTCTTGGAACATCTATGGTCATTGGTGATGGAGTTCTCACCCCTTGCATCTCAG TTCTCTCTGCTGTAAGTGGGATCAAGCCTCTAGGCCAAG AGTCGATTATGTATATTTCTGTTGCGATTTTGGTGGCTCTCTTCTGTTTTCAACGTTTTGGTACAGATAAGGTTGGATATACATTTGCTCCGGCTATAAGCGTTTGGTTTTTATTCATAAGTGGCATTGGTCTATACAACTTGTTCACGTATGATATAGGCGTTTTACGCGCCTTTAATCCCATGTACATTCTTCACTACTtcaaaagaaacggtaaaaatGGATGGCTTTCTCTTGGCGGAGTTTTCCTTTGCATTACAG GGTCTGAAGCTATGTTTGCTGATTTGGGTCACTTCAGTGTGCGATCCATTCAA ATAAGCTTTAGTTGCCTCGTATTTCCATCGATCCTCTCTGCTTACATTGGACAAGCTGCTTATCTCTCAAAAAACCCTGGTGATGTGGGAAATGCTTTCTATGCTTCAGTTCCAG TTGCACTTTACTGGCCAACATTTGTAGTGGCTGTTGTAGCTGCCATTATTGCGAGTCAAGCGATGATATCTGGAGCTTTTTCGATTGTAGCTCAGGCACATAGTCAAGGTTGTTTCCCAAGGGTGAAAGTAGTTCACACATCTGAAAAACATGAGGGTCAAGTTTACATCCCCGAACTCAATTACTTCCTCATGATTGCTTGTGTTTTAGTTACTCTCAGCTTCAAAACAACCGAAAAATTGGGACATGCTTATGGTATTGCTGTCGTTAGTGCTGAAATCATAACAACACATATGGTAACATTAGTAATGCTTGTTATATGGAAAATCAGCATATGGCGTATCGCCCTGTTCTACTCTGTCTATTTAACCATAGAATCAACATATCTATCAGCTCAGCTCACAAAATTCGTGGATGGTGGTTATCTACCCTTGACTTTCGCGATTGTGTTTGTGATCATCATGGGGATTTGGCACTATGTTCAGAAACAAAGATATCATTTCGAGCTAAATAACAAGGTCTCGAGTGACTACATAAGGGACTTGGCCAGTAATCCAGACATCAAAAGAATACCAGGAATTGGACTACTATACTCTGAATTAGTACAGGGGATTCCACCAATATTTCCTCACTTTGTCTCCAATATTCCATCCCTCCACTCTATCATCGTTCTCGTGTCAATTAAATCTATTCCAATAAGTAAAGTAGCACTCGAGGAACGTTTCTTGTTCAGATATGTTGAGCCTAGGGAATACAAAGTGTTTCGATGTGTCGTTAGGTTGGGCTACAATGATCAAATTAGGAAACCAGAGGACTTTGAAAACCAGTTGATCCAATATTTGAAAGAGTTCATACAACAGGAAAATTATATTCTTGCAGCACATAATGATCAAGTTGCAGATAAGGAAATTGAAACTGAAACACCGGTATCAGGCCAACAACAAGTAGAATCATCGTCAACTGTGGTTCAT TCTAACCATTCATCAACTCGAATACAAATTGTGCCACCAAGTTTGGTGgacgaagaagaagagatgCAATTTGTGGAAAAAGCTAAAGAGCAAGGGGTGTTCTATCTGTTGGGAGAAGCAGAAGTTGTGACGAAACAAGATTCGtcgttcttgaagaagtttgCTGTCAACTATGCCTACACTTTCTTGCGCAAGAACTTCAGACAAGGTGACAAAATGATGGCTATTCCCAAGACTAGGCTACTAAGGGTTGGCATGACTTATGAATTATAA
- the LOC125863349 gene encoding uncharacterized protein LOC125863349, with product MDKIISRFMFFCSVFISLLIFQAMAEKSEISPPFPRKLTIRRVAESSIANPPLSKGRIAELFEEGENEIVEGPSGAEASPPEGTNILKIRHHHSADKSVAGGEVIIGGLVTAIFAAVYCYIRITRKKENM from the coding sequence ATGGACAAAATAATATCAAGATTTATGTTCTTTTGCTCTGTTTTCATTTCACTCTTGATTTTTCAAGCAATGGCGGAGAAATCTGAAATTTCTCCGCCATTCCCACGAAAGCTTACGATTAGAAGAGTGGCAGAGAGTAGCATTGCAAATCCACCATTATCGAAAGGTAGAATTGCGGAGTTgtttgaagaaggagaaaatgaaattGTTGAAGGACCCTCCGGGGCCGAAGCCTCGCCCCCGGAGGGTACTAATATTCTGAAAATAAGGCATCATCATTCTGCTGATAAGTCTGTTGCTGGAGGAGAGGTCATTATTGGTGGACTTGTTACTGCTATTTTTGCTGCTGTTTATTGTTATATTCGAATAactagaaagaaagaaaatatgtaa
- the LOC125863345 gene encoding protein DESIGUAL 3-like, with the protein MSKLFGIFACLVIVALDALAGLLGIKAEGAQNQVKHLKLWFFECKEPSHDAFILGLAAAGLLAAAHILANLVGGCSYCYCTGDDIQKAPPSRQLSLACLLFTWIIMAVGMGMLVIGTMSNNKSRSSCGLLHHHFFSIGGILCFVHAIFSVAFYATSTVTIA; encoded by the exons ATGTCTAAGTTGTTTGGGATATTTGCATGCTTAGTGATTGTGGCTTTAGATGCTCTAGCTGGTCTTCTTGGAATTAAAGCAGAAGGAGCTCAAAACCAG GTAAAACACTTGAAGCTATGGTTTTTTGAGTGTAAAGAGCCAAGCCATGATGCATTTATTCTAGGGTTAGCTGCTGCTGGTCTTCTAGCAGCTGCTCATATTCTTGCTAATCTTGTTGGAGGCTGCAGCTATTGCTATTGCACTGGAGATGACATACAAAAAGCACCACCTAGCAGACAATTATCACTTGCTTGTCTTCTTTTCACATG GATAATAATGGCAGTTGGAATGGGAATGCTAGTGATCGGAACAATGTCAAATAACAAATCGAGATCTTCATGTGGTTTATTGCATCATCATTTCTTCTCAATTGGTGGAATTTTGTGTTTCGTACATGCAATCTTTTCTGTTGCATTCTATGCCACATCTACTGTGACAATTGCATAG
- the LOC125863336 gene encoding uclacyanin 1-like, protein MAMVRILMSLATIAILFGSTMAANHTVGAPKGRWDESTDLTTWAASETFLVGDSLIFVYTPNHDVLEVRKADYDSCQTTNAISTNGGGMTIISLSSTGKRYFICGTGGHCASGMKLEVNTLATAPVVPPPVSPPVKSPVSAPSPKIAPKISPVSAPSPKNAPKISPVSAPSPKSLAPTPKNAPKSSPAASSPETPSLPPSSTDFVPTSSPSSADKISVIASSTVGFGLVTMMLFFM, encoded by the exons ATGGCTATGGTTAGAATATTAATGAGTTTGGCTACCATAGCCATTTTGTTTGGTTCTACCATGGCTGCAAATCATACAGTGGGAGCTCCTAAAGGTAGATGGGATGAAAGCACTGATCTTACAACATGGGCTGCATCAGAAACTTTCCTAGTTGGTGATAGTTTGA TTTTTGTGTATACTCCAAACCATGATGTTCTTGAAGTTAGAAAAGCTGATTATGATTCTTGCCAAACAACAAATGCAATATCAACAAATGGTGGAGGAATGACTATCATCTCTCTATCTTCTACTGGCAAAAGATACTTTATATGTGGAACTGGTGGACATTGTGCCTCAGGAATGAAACTTGAAGTTAACACACTTGCCACAGCTCCTGTAGTTCCTCCACCAGTGTCACCCCCGGTTAAATCCCCTGTTTCAGCACCATCGCCGAAAATTGCACCTAAAATATCCCCTGTTTCAGCACCATCGCCGAAAAATGCACCTAAAATCTCCCCTGTTTCAGCACCATCTCCTAAATCTTTGGCACCAACGCCGAAAAATGCACCTAAAAGCTCCCCTGCTGCTAGTAGTCCTGAGACTCCGTCATTGCCTCCTTCTTCTACTGATTTTGTACCAACATCATCTCCATCGTCTGCTGATAAAATTAGTGTCATTGCTAGTTCTACCGTGGGATTTGGCCTTGTCACTATGATGTTGTTCTTTAtgtaa